One window of Entelurus aequoreus isolate RoL-2023_Sb linkage group LG06, RoL_Eaeq_v1.1, whole genome shotgun sequence genomic DNA carries:
- the LOC133651712 gene encoding E3 SUMO-protein ligase ZBED1-like — MKAALKKAQQELKIPEHSLITECPTRWGSRQRMIGRVLEQSKALSQVLSEDKKTRHLVPTWQDTDVLESLNNALGPLQEFTDALSGEAYVSVSYLKPVLHLLRTSILTVDKDDPDLTRDIKSRALRYIEDKYSDPATQELLDIASFLDPRFKTDYIRAENVPDIKERVRIEMEQVARKEKRARVSTTEAMPQGAAEAEPSTVGKGKRSLGSFFKSRPSVPPPSTTMQLEDAINAELNSYLITPTIDGEDNPLAWWRVHNVNFPWLNKLARKFLCIPATSSPSERLFSASGNVVTCQRSCLKPSKVDMLVFLTKNL; from the exons ATGAAGGCCGCACTGAAAAAGGCACAGCAAGAATTGAAGATACCGGAGCACTCACTGATTACAGAGTGTCCGACGAGGTGGGGCTCACGACAGAGGATGATTGGGAGGGTGTTGGAGCAGAGTAAGGCGTTGTCTCAGGTTCTATCTGAAGACAAGAAGACACGTCACCTGGTCCCCACTTGGCAGGACACAGATGTCCTTGAGTCATTAAACAATGCCCTTGGCCCTCTTCAGGAGTTTACTGATGCCCTGTCCGGTGAAGCCTATGTAAGTGTGTCCTACCTGAAGCCAGTCCTCCATCTCCTGAGGACATCGATCCTGACTGTAGACAAAGACGACCCAGATCTTACCAGGGACATAAAGTCAAGAGCTCTTCGCTATATTGAAGATAAATACAGCGACCCAGCCACACAGGAGCTACTAGATATTGCTTCGTTCCTTGATCCTAGATTCAAAACTGACTACATAAGAGCAGAGAATGTCCCAGACATCAAAGAAAGAGTGAGGATCGAAATGGAACAGGTGGCACGAAAG GAAAAGAGGGCCCGTGTCAGCACTACAGAGGCCATGCCCCAGGGTGCAGCAGAGGCAGAGCCATCTACTGTGGGGAAGGGAAAGCGGTCATTGGGCAGCTTCTTCAAGAGCAGACCGTCTGTGCCTCCTCcttccaccaccatgcagttGGAGGATGCCATTAATGCAGAGCTGAACAGCTACCTGATAACTCCTACAATTGATGGAGAGGACAATCCCCTGGCCTGGTGGAGAGTGCACAATGTTAACTTTCCATGGTTGAACAAACTGGCTCGCAAGTTTCTGTGCATACCAGCCACCAGTTCACCATCAGAAAGATTGTTTAGTGCTAGTGGCAATGTTGTCACATGTCAGCGCTCATGTCTTAAACCATCAAAGGTTGACATGCTAGTTTTCTTGACCAAAAATCTGTGA